One window of the Anaeromyxobacter dehalogenans 2CP-C genome contains the following:
- a CDS encoding ABC transporter ATP-binding protein — translation MSIVAVQGVSKDYMLGKTVVPALRDVTLEIGRGEFLSIAGPSGSGKTTLLNLIGCVDTPTTGVVQVDGKDTSRLSERQLTDLRLRTIGFIFQSFNLVQVLSVFQNVEFPLLLQGGLSRRDREGRVMGLLEAVGIASHARHRPSELSGGQRQRVAVARALVTAPSLVLADEPTANLDSATGENIIDLMKEMNARDGTTFVFSTHDPKVMAHASAVIRIADGRIVGREAGHGAAEAAR, via the coding sequence ATGTCGATCGTCGCGGTGCAGGGCGTCTCGAAGGACTACATGCTCGGCAAGACGGTGGTGCCGGCGCTTCGGGACGTGACGCTGGAGATCGGGCGGGGCGAGTTCCTCTCCATCGCGGGGCCGTCGGGCAGCGGGAAGACCACCCTGCTCAACCTCATCGGCTGCGTGGACACGCCCACCACCGGCGTCGTGCAGGTGGACGGCAAGGACACCTCGCGCCTCAGCGAGCGGCAGCTCACCGACCTGCGCCTGCGCACCATCGGCTTCATCTTCCAGAGCTTCAACCTGGTCCAGGTGCTCTCGGTGTTCCAGAACGTGGAGTTCCCGCTGCTCCTCCAGGGCGGGCTCTCGCGGCGGGACCGCGAGGGGCGGGTGATGGGGCTGCTCGAGGCGGTGGGCATCGCCAGCCACGCCCGCCACCGTCCCAGCGAGCTCTCCGGCGGCCAGCGCCAGCGCGTCGCGGTGGCCCGCGCGCTCGTGACCGCGCCGTCGCTCGTGCTCGCGGACGAGCCGACCGCGAACCTCGACTCGGCCACCGGCGAGAACATCATCGACCTCATGAAGGAGATGAACGCGCGCGACGGCACGACGTTCGTGTTCTCCACCCACGACCCCAAGGTGATGGCGCACGCGAGCGCGGTGATCCGCATCGCCGACGGGCGGATCGTGGGCCGCGAGGCGGGTCACGGGGCGGCGGAGGCGGCCCGGTGA
- a CDS encoding CPXCG motif-containing cysteine-rich protein, with product MDIEIECPYCGELVTIFVDPGGGASQTYVEDCPVCCRPWTVHAVEEEPGGFAVAVGRQDD from the coding sequence TTGGACATCGAGATCGAGTGCCCGTACTGCGGCGAGCTGGTGACGATCTTCGTCGATCCCGGCGGCGGGGCGTCGCAGACGTACGTCGAGGACTGCCCGGTATGCTGCCGGCCCTGGACCGTGCACGCGGTCGAGGAGGAGCCCGGCGGGTTCGCGGTCGCGGTGGGGCGCCAGGACGACTAG
- a CDS encoding efflux RND transporter periplasmic adaptor subunit: protein MNHRTLLLALALAAPALPVPSLAAEAAAAPAAPARVRAARVDGGGAGRTVAANVVAVRRATISTRLAANVTQVHVEEGQRVAAGQLLVSLADNDVKGGLDAAEAALAAAAAHEKRIEALLAERAATTSELEGARAQRAQAAAAVAGARANVGYSLLRAPFAGTVQSRRVNAGDLVGPGQPLLQLEGDALELTASLSDDEARGLAVGKTLAFLAGTTRGTVEITALTPGGDPLSHRRGLRARVQKAEGELRSGSFARLVLPAAAGEARAPAAQAAVWVPRSALVQRGDLTGVFVADGGKARLRWISPGEPAGDAVLVRAGLRAGETVIDAPGALRDGQAVEVAP, encoded by the coding sequence ATGAACCACCGCACCCTGCTGCTCGCCCTCGCGCTCGCCGCCCCCGCGCTCCCCGTCCCCTCCCTCGCCGCCGAGGCCGCGGCCGCCCCCGCGGCGCCGGCCCGCGTCCGCGCCGCCCGCGTGGACGGCGGCGGCGCCGGCCGCACCGTGGCCGCGAACGTGGTCGCGGTGCGCCGCGCCACCATCTCGACGCGGCTCGCCGCGAACGTCACCCAGGTGCACGTGGAGGAGGGCCAGCGCGTCGCCGCCGGCCAGCTCCTCGTGTCGCTCGCCGACAACGACGTGAAGGGCGGCCTGGACGCCGCCGAGGCCGCGCTCGCCGCCGCCGCCGCGCACGAGAAGCGCATCGAGGCGCTGCTCGCGGAGCGCGCCGCCACCACCTCCGAGCTGGAGGGCGCCCGGGCCCAGCGCGCCCAGGCCGCCGCGGCGGTGGCCGGCGCCCGCGCCAACGTCGGCTACTCGCTGCTCCGCGCCCCGTTCGCCGGCACGGTGCAGTCCCGCCGCGTGAACGCCGGCGACCTGGTCGGCCCCGGCCAGCCGCTGCTCCAGCTCGAGGGCGACGCGCTCGAGCTGACCGCCAGCCTCTCCGACGACGAGGCGCGCGGCCTCGCGGTGGGGAAGACGCTCGCGTTCCTCGCCGGCACCACCCGCGGCACCGTCGAGATCACCGCGCTCACCCCGGGCGGCGATCCCCTCTCCCACCGGCGCGGGCTCCGCGCCCGCGTCCAGAAGGCCGAGGGCGAGCTGCGCTCCGGCTCGTTCGCGCGCCTGGTGCTGCCCGCCGCGGCCGGCGAGGCCAGGGCGCCCGCCGCCCAGGCGGCGGTGTGGGTGCCGAGGAGCGCGCTCGTGCAGCGCGGCGACCTCACCGGCGTGTTCGTGGCCGACGGCGGCAAGGCCCGCCTGCGCTGGATCTCGCCCGGCGAGCCCGCCGGCGACGCGGTGCTGGTGCGGGCCGGGCTGCGCGCCGGCGAGACCGTGATCGACGCCCCCGGCGCGCTCCGCGACGGGCAGGCGGTGGAGGTGGCGCCGTGA
- a CDS encoding TolC family protein produces the protein MTTHILSKASRLATLAAAAALAAPAAVLAAPLTVEDAIRAAWARNPALQASAAQAEAARADADRARDARLPTLSFTARAFRTDEPMMAFGTRLDQGRITMADFDPARLNDPPGIGGVGAGASIQLPLFMGGRLLAGQSAASAMAGAEGASHAQRQREMAAGVVQAYFGAQAAEEGVRYAEDLLAQAQETERFVRQRAAQQLALEADVARAVAFRAQAEAERAAALQRRATARSALVMLAGDEVADAELTTPIDALPALPAGAAPPPERPDLLAARLQRDAAEAGVRAARGSLLPALFAQASAETLRTPSLSDGTAWTMVGVMAKWDLSLGDARALRAAQARATAAGDALVWREREAAREGGEARRAVDTADARVRSAQEAVAASEEARRMRAARHRQGLLPLTDLLDAETGLAGARALLVASRLEARVARARLALALNAPIEGLTP, from the coding sequence GTGACCACGCACATCCTGTCCAAGGCCTCCCGCCTCGCGACGCTCGCCGCAGCCGCGGCGCTCGCCGCGCCCGCCGCGGTCCTCGCCGCGCCGCTCACCGTCGAGGACGCGATCCGCGCCGCCTGGGCGAGGAACCCGGCCCTGCAGGCGTCGGCCGCCCAGGCCGAGGCCGCGCGGGCCGACGCCGACCGGGCCCGCGACGCGCGCCTCCCGACGCTCTCCTTCACCGCCCGCGCGTTCCGCACCGACGAGCCGATGATGGCCTTCGGCACCCGGCTCGACCAGGGGCGGATCACCATGGCCGACTTCGACCCGGCCCGCCTGAACGACCCGCCGGGCATCGGCGGCGTGGGCGCCGGCGCCAGCATCCAGCTGCCGCTGTTCATGGGCGGCCGGCTGCTCGCCGGGCAGAGCGCGGCCAGCGCGATGGCGGGCGCGGAGGGCGCCTCGCACGCGCAGCGGCAGCGGGAGATGGCCGCGGGCGTGGTCCAGGCCTACTTCGGCGCGCAGGCCGCGGAGGAGGGCGTCCGCTACGCGGAGGACCTGCTCGCGCAGGCGCAGGAGACCGAGCGGTTCGTGCGGCAGCGCGCCGCCCAGCAGCTCGCGCTCGAGGCGGACGTGGCCCGCGCGGTGGCGTTCCGCGCCCAGGCCGAGGCCGAGCGCGCCGCCGCGCTGCAGCGCCGCGCCACCGCCCGCTCGGCGCTCGTCATGCTGGCCGGCGACGAGGTCGCCGACGCCGAGCTGACCACGCCCATCGACGCCCTGCCCGCGCTGCCCGCGGGCGCGGCCCCGCCGCCCGAGCGCCCCGACCTGCTCGCCGCGCGCCTGCAGCGCGACGCGGCCGAGGCCGGCGTGCGCGCCGCCCGCGGCAGCCTGCTGCCGGCGCTGTTCGCGCAGGCGAGCGCCGAGACCTTGCGCACCCCCAGCCTCTCCGACGGCACCGCCTGGACCATGGTGGGCGTGATGGCGAAGTGGGACCTGTCGCTCGGCGACGCCCGCGCGCTGCGCGCCGCCCAGGCCCGCGCCACCGCCGCCGGGGACGCGCTGGTCTGGCGCGAGCGCGAGGCCGCTCGCGAGGGCGGCGAGGCGCGCCGCGCCGTGGACACCGCGGACGCGCGCGTGCGCTCCGCGCAGGAGGCGGTGGCCGCCTCGGAGGAGGCGCGCCGCATGCGCGCCGCCCGCCATCGCCAGGGGCTGCTGCCCCTCACCGACCTGCTCGACGCCGAGACCGGCCTCGCCGGCGCCCGGGCCCTGCTCGTCGCGAGCCGGCTGGAGGCGCGCGTCGCGCGCGCCCGGCTCGCCCTCGCCCTCAACGCTCCCATCGAAGGACTCACGCCATGA
- a CDS encoding Smr/MutS family protein: MAKRPFNEGLQKLKALSPPREERPQKPVRPPPPPPAPPAEPSESELWAQATRGARPVERGPDTVAPPAPRGAPGAHWHPDLEAIDALRALVSGDAPFDLSDTDEYIEGRVAGLDQAVVRKLRRGEFAVQGHVDLHGLTRAEAKQAVDAYLRGARQAGKRCVLVVHGRGLHSKDQLPVLKDALKGWLASARFARHVLAFATARPVDGGAGALYVLLRRPGR, from the coding sequence GTGGCGAAGCGGCCGTTCAACGAGGGTTTGCAGAAGCTGAAGGCGCTCTCTCCTCCCCGTGAGGAGCGGCCCCAGAAGCCCGTACGCCCTCCCCCGCCGCCCCCCGCGCCGCCCGCGGAGCCGAGCGAGTCCGAGCTCTGGGCGCAGGCGACGCGCGGCGCGCGCCCGGTCGAGCGCGGGCCCGACACCGTGGCGCCGCCCGCGCCCCGCGGCGCCCCCGGCGCCCACTGGCACCCGGACCTCGAGGCCATCGACGCGCTCCGCGCGCTGGTCTCGGGCGACGCGCCCTTCGACCTCTCCGACACCGACGAGTACATCGAGGGCCGGGTGGCGGGGCTCGATCAGGCGGTGGTCCGCAAGCTCCGCCGCGGCGAGTTCGCGGTGCAGGGTCACGTGGACCTGCACGGCCTCACGCGCGCCGAGGCGAAGCAGGCGGTGGACGCCTACCTGCGCGGCGCGAGGCAGGCGGGCAAGCGCTGCGTGCTGGTGGTCCACGGCCGCGGGCTGCACTCCAAGGACCAGCTCCCGGTGCTGAAGGACGCGCTGAAGGGCTGGCTCGCGTCGGCGCGCTTCGCGCGGCACGTGCTGGCGTTCGCGACGGCCCGCCCGGTGGACGGCGGGGCGGGCGCGCTCTACGTGCTGCTGCGCCGGCCCGGGCGATAG
- the pyrF gene encoding orotidine-5'-phosphate decarboxylase encodes MKPSERICAALDFPTFAAAEPFARAVAPEVGILKVGLELFAAEGPAAVRAAARLGRPVFLDLKLHDIPNTVEGAARSAAASGAALLTVHAAGGAEMVRAAVRGAGPGVRVLAVTVLTSLDAAALEAIGLAGPPEAAVVRLARLAVDAGAGGIVCSPHEVAAVRAAVGPGPLLVVPGVRPAGAAKGDQARVATPAEAVRAGADVIVVGRPLRDAPDPAAAARAIAGEL; translated from the coding sequence ATGAAGCCGTCGGAACGGATCTGCGCCGCGCTCGACTTCCCCACCTTCGCCGCGGCCGAGCCGTTCGCGCGCGCGGTCGCGCCGGAGGTCGGGATCCTCAAGGTCGGCCTCGAGCTGTTCGCGGCCGAGGGGCCCGCCGCGGTGCGCGCCGCGGCGCGGCTGGGCCGGCCGGTGTTCCTCGACCTGAAGCTGCACGACATCCCCAACACCGTGGAGGGCGCGGCGCGAAGCGCGGCCGCGAGCGGCGCGGCGCTGCTCACCGTGCACGCGGCCGGCGGGGCCGAGATGGTGAGGGCGGCCGTGCGCGGCGCCGGCCCCGGCGTGCGGGTGCTGGCGGTGACGGTGCTCACCAGCCTGGACGCCGCGGCGCTCGAGGCCATCGGCCTCGCCGGCCCGCCCGAGGCGGCGGTGGTGCGGCTGGCGCGCCTCGCGGTGGACGCCGGCGCCGGCGGGATCGTCTGCTCGCCGCACGAGGTGGCGGCGGTGCGCGCGGCGGTGGGGCCCGGCCCGCTGCTGGTGGTGCCGGGGGTCCGCCCGGCGGGCGCGGCGAAGGGCGACCAGGCCCGGGTGGCGACGCCCGCCGAGGCGGTGCGCGCCGGCGCCGACGTCATCGTGGTGGGGCGGCCGCTCCGCGACGCGCCGGACCCGGCCGCCGCGGCCCGCGCCATCGCCGGCGAGCTCTAG
- the mgtE gene encoding magnesium transporter, with product MADTEAREEVTAEELADLWPVLSPEDRVEGFHLLPRAEAEDLFLTRSARDQADLLRAVPHEEQRSWARLLAPDDAADLVQAAEPEERERLLGLLDEQTRRDVRALLAYAEDDAGGLMSPRYARLRPDMTVDEAIIYLRRQAQERLETIYYVYVLDDAQRLLGVVSFRELFAAQPGRRVRDIMRADPVTVRDDQDQEAVSRVFRDTDFMALPVVDAEGHLKGIVTVDDIVDVVEEEATEDIQKIGGMEALGAPYLEVGFTAMVKKRAGWLAALFLGEMLTATAMARYEDEIARAVVLALFVPLIISSGGNSGSQATTLVIRAMALGEVRLRDWWRVMRRELGAGLALGAVLGTIGFLRIVVWQAVRPTYGEHYLLVAATVFCSLIGVVLFGTLAGSLLPFVLRSLKLDPASASAPFVATLVDVTGLVIYFTTATLILSGTLL from the coding sequence ATGGCGGACACCGAGGCGCGCGAGGAGGTCACCGCCGAGGAGCTGGCGGACCTGTGGCCGGTGCTCTCCCCCGAGGACCGGGTCGAGGGCTTCCACCTGCTGCCGCGGGCGGAGGCGGAGGACCTGTTCCTGACGCGCTCGGCGCGCGACCAGGCCGATCTGCTCCGCGCCGTGCCGCACGAGGAGCAGCGCTCCTGGGCGCGCCTGCTCGCGCCGGACGACGCGGCCGACCTGGTGCAGGCGGCCGAGCCGGAGGAGCGGGAGCGGCTGCTCGGGCTGCTCGACGAGCAGACCCGCCGCGACGTGCGCGCGCTGCTCGCCTACGCCGAGGACGACGCCGGCGGCCTGATGAGCCCGCGCTACGCGCGGCTCCGGCCGGACATGACGGTGGACGAGGCCATCATCTACCTGCGCCGCCAGGCCCAGGAGCGGCTCGAGACCATCTACTACGTCTACGTGCTCGACGACGCGCAGCGGCTGCTCGGGGTGGTGAGCTTCCGCGAGCTGTTCGCGGCGCAGCCCGGGCGCCGGGTGCGCGACATCATGCGCGCCGACCCGGTCACCGTCCGCGACGACCAGGACCAGGAGGCGGTGAGCCGCGTGTTCCGCGACACCGACTTCATGGCGCTGCCGGTGGTGGACGCCGAGGGGCACCTCAAGGGCATCGTCACGGTGGACGACATCGTGGACGTGGTCGAGGAGGAGGCCACCGAGGACATCCAGAAGATCGGCGGCATGGAGGCCCTGGGCGCGCCGTACCTCGAGGTGGGCTTCACCGCCATGGTGAAGAAGCGGGCCGGCTGGCTCGCCGCGCTGTTCCTGGGCGAGATGCTGACCGCCACCGCCATGGCGCGCTACGAGGACGAGATCGCCCGGGCGGTGGTGCTGGCGCTGTTCGTGCCGCTCATCATCTCGTCGGGCGGCAACTCCGGCTCGCAGGCCACCACGCTCGTCATCCGCGCCATGGCGCTCGGCGAGGTCCGGCTGCGCGACTGGTGGCGGGTGATGCGGCGCGAGCTCGGCGCCGGGCTCGCGCTCGGCGCCGTGCTCGGCACCATCGGGTTCCTGCGCATCGTCGTGTGGCAGGCGGTGCGGCCCACCTACGGCGAGCACTACCTGCTGGTCGCCGCCACCGTCTTCTGCAGCCTGATCGGCGTGGTGCTGTTCGGGACGCTGGCGGGCTCGCTGCTGCCGTTCGTGCTGCGCAGCCTGAAGCTCGACCCCGCCAGCGCCTCCGCGCCGTTCGTGGCCACGCTGGTGGACGTGACCGGGCTCGTCATCTACTTCACCACCGCGACGCTGATCCTCTCCGGCACGCTGCTCTGA
- a CDS encoding efflux RND transporter permease subunit → MTTPEQGQRLGLAGRLARPFLRSKLTPVIVFASILLGLAAVWLTPREEEPQIVVPMVDVMVPFPGASPRDVETQLVTPLERRLWGIPGVEYLYSSSRANVGFITVRFKVNEPLEPSLVKVHQELGAHPELLPSGTLPPVVRALTIDDVPFLTLTLHAEEALPAGELRKLAEEVARELADVPRTASVQVVGGARRTVRVEPDPARLRALSVSLAELHQALQGAQAQLPAGALVEGGRRIELEAQGFARSAAELDRVVVTVRDGRPIYVEDVARVVDGPEPEPAVVLTAEKGKEGFEQAVSIVVAKRPGTNATELAHQVLAKVDALRGGLIPAGVKADVTRNYGETAGEKSNELIEHLLIATLSVIALILLAMGWRSAVVVAVAVPVTLALTLLITYLNGYTLNRVTLFALIFSIGILVDDAIVVVENIHRHLHLPGPKRSFAQVVLDAVDEVGNPTILATVAVIAAILPMAMVRGLMGPYMRPIPVGASVAMVFSLLIAFVVSPWAAMKVFRKEAHLPDTDATGLHPADPGRESPEPASAEPHAVAESAPEGRLARLDRKVIRALLGSWKVQLGFMALVTALLLGAVALLFTGAVKVKMLPFDNKSEFQVQLDLPAGAPREEALALGQDVARRLLAEPEVESVQVHSGVAAPFTFVGMVRHSFMREAPEMVDLQVNLSPKGERKAASHAIAVRVRPLVEALAHPAGARVKVVEIPPGPPVLATMVAEIYAPSAQERDRLGREVKAAFEAVPGVVDVDSTLNPTSPKLALAVDREKAALHGVQPAHVVQTLAAAGYGAPLGTFHGSQGAAQVPVVLQLAPAQRTRLDSMLALTVPGARGLVPLSELVRVEETREAPEIQHKNLKPVTYVTSDLAGEIESPLYALLALNEKLEGLKGDRGEPVARYGLAHPPDTEHASMKWDGEWHITLEVFRDLGLAFGAVMLLIYVLMVGWFQSFSMPLVILVPIPLSLVGILPAHGLWGAFFTATSMIGFIAGAGIVVRNSIILVDFAELKLREGMPLAAAVEEAVLVRFRPMALTSLAVIVGSAVMLADPIFQGLAVALMAGAVASTLLSRYAVPVIYYVLARRGRAAELQREGARAAELAAAQSSVPERISVAVVK, encoded by the coding sequence GTGACGACGCCGGAGCAGGGCCAGCGGCTGGGCCTGGCCGGGCGCCTGGCGCGCCCGTTCCTGCGGTCCAAGCTCACGCCGGTCATCGTCTTCGCCTCCATCCTCCTCGGGCTGGCCGCGGTCTGGCTGACCCCGCGCGAGGAGGAGCCGCAGATCGTCGTCCCCATGGTGGACGTGATGGTGCCGTTCCCCGGCGCCAGCCCGCGCGACGTGGAGACGCAGCTCGTCACCCCGCTCGAGCGCCGGCTGTGGGGCATCCCCGGGGTCGAGTACCTGTACAGCTCGAGCCGGGCCAACGTCGGCTTCATCACCGTGCGCTTCAAGGTGAACGAGCCGCTCGAGCCCTCGCTGGTGAAGGTGCACCAGGAGCTGGGCGCGCACCCGGAGCTGCTCCCCTCCGGCACGCTGCCGCCGGTGGTGCGGGCGCTCACCATCGACGACGTCCCGTTCCTCACCCTGACGCTCCACGCCGAGGAGGCGCTCCCGGCCGGCGAGCTGCGCAAGCTCGCCGAGGAGGTGGCGCGCGAGCTCGCCGACGTGCCGCGCACCGCCAGCGTGCAGGTGGTGGGCGGCGCCCGCCGCACCGTGCGCGTCGAGCCGGATCCGGCGCGGCTGCGCGCGCTGTCGGTGTCGCTCGCCGAGCTGCACCAGGCGCTGCAGGGCGCCCAGGCGCAGCTGCCGGCCGGCGCGCTCGTCGAGGGCGGCCGGCGCATCGAGCTGGAGGCGCAGGGCTTCGCCCGCTCCGCCGCCGAGCTGGACCGGGTGGTGGTGACCGTCCGCGACGGCCGGCCCATCTACGTGGAGGACGTGGCCCGCGTGGTGGACGGCCCCGAGCCCGAGCCGGCGGTGGTGCTCACCGCCGAGAAGGGCAAGGAGGGCTTCGAGCAGGCCGTGTCCATCGTGGTCGCGAAGCGGCCGGGCACGAACGCCACCGAGCTCGCCCACCAGGTCCTCGCCAAGGTGGACGCGCTCCGCGGCGGCCTCATCCCGGCCGGCGTGAAGGCCGACGTCACCCGCAACTACGGCGAGACCGCCGGCGAGAAGTCGAACGAGCTCATCGAGCACCTGCTCATCGCGACGCTCTCGGTCATCGCGCTCATCCTGCTCGCCATGGGCTGGCGCTCGGCGGTGGTGGTCGCCGTGGCGGTGCCGGTCACGCTGGCGCTCACCCTCCTCATCACCTACCTGAACGGCTACACGCTCAACCGCGTCACGCTGTTCGCGCTCATCTTCTCCATCGGCATCCTGGTGGACGACGCCATCGTGGTGGTCGAGAACATCCACCGCCACCTGCACCTGCCCGGCCCGAAGCGCAGCTTCGCGCAGGTGGTGCTGGACGCGGTGGACGAGGTCGGCAACCCCACCATCCTCGCCACCGTCGCGGTGATCGCGGCCATCCTGCCCATGGCCATGGTCCGCGGGCTGATGGGCCCGTACATGCGCCCCATCCCCGTGGGCGCGAGCGTCGCGATGGTGTTCTCGCTCCTCATCGCGTTCGTGGTGAGCCCCTGGGCCGCCATGAAGGTCTTCCGCAAGGAGGCGCACCTCCCCGACACCGACGCCACCGGGCTCCACCCGGCGGATCCGGGGCGCGAGTCGCCGGAGCCGGCCTCGGCCGAGCCGCACGCCGTGGCGGAGTCGGCGCCGGAGGGTCGCCTGGCCCGGCTCGACCGCAAGGTCATCCGCGCGCTGCTCGGCTCGTGGAAGGTGCAGCTCGGCTTCATGGCGCTGGTGACGGCGCTCCTCCTCGGCGCGGTGGCGCTGCTCTTCACCGGCGCGGTGAAGGTGAAGATGCTGCCGTTCGACAACAAGAGCGAGTTCCAGGTGCAGCTCGACCTGCCCGCCGGCGCGCCGCGCGAGGAGGCGCTCGCGCTGGGCCAGGACGTCGCCCGCCGGCTGCTGGCCGAGCCGGAGGTGGAGAGCGTCCAGGTGCACTCCGGGGTGGCCGCGCCGTTCACGTTCGTCGGCATGGTCCGGCACAGCTTCATGCGCGAGGCGCCGGAGATGGTGGACCTGCAGGTGAACCTCTCGCCCAAGGGCGAGCGCAAGGCCGCCAGCCACGCCATCGCGGTGCGGGTCCGCCCGCTCGTCGAGGCGCTGGCGCACCCGGCCGGCGCGCGCGTGAAGGTGGTCGAGATCCCGCCGGGCCCGCCGGTGCTCGCCACCATGGTGGCCGAGATCTACGCGCCGTCGGCGCAGGAGCGCGACCGGCTGGGGCGCGAGGTGAAGGCCGCGTTCGAGGCGGTGCCGGGCGTCGTGGACGTGGACTCGACGCTCAACCCGACCAGCCCGAAGCTGGCGCTGGCGGTGGACCGCGAGAAGGCGGCCCTGCACGGCGTGCAGCCCGCCCACGTGGTGCAGACGCTGGCCGCGGCCGGCTACGGCGCGCCGCTCGGCACGTTCCACGGCTCGCAGGGTGCGGCCCAGGTGCCGGTGGTGCTGCAGCTCGCGCCGGCGCAGCGGACCCGCCTCGACTCCATGCTCGCGCTCACCGTCCCGGGCGCGCGCGGGCTGGTGCCGCTCTCCGAGCTGGTGCGCGTGGAGGAGACGCGCGAGGCGCCGGAGATCCAGCACAAGAACCTGAAGCCGGTGACCTACGTCACCTCCGACCTGGCCGGCGAGATCGAGAGCCCGCTCTACGCGCTCCTGGCCCTGAACGAGAAGCTGGAGGGGCTGAAGGGCGATCGCGGCGAGCCGGTGGCCCGCTACGGCCTCGCCCACCCGCCCGACACCGAGCACGCGTCCATGAAGTGGGACGGCGAGTGGCACATCACGCTCGAGGTGTTCCGCGACCTCGGGCTCGCCTTCGGCGCGGTGATGCTGCTCATCTACGTGCTCATGGTGGGCTGGTTCCAGAGCTTCTCCATGCCGCTCGTGATCCTCGTGCCCATCCCGCTGTCGCTCGTCGGCATCCTGCCGGCGCACGGCCTGTGGGGCGCGTTCTTCACCGCCACCAGCATGATCGGCTTCATCGCCGGCGCCGGCATCGTGGTGCGCAACAGCATCATCCTGGTGGACTTCGCCGAGCTGAAGCTGCGCGAGGGCATGCCGCTCGCCGCGGCGGTCGAGGAGGCGGTGCTGGTCCGGTTCCGCCCGATGGCGCTCACCTCGCTCGCGGTGATCGTCGGCAGCGCGGTGATGCTGGCCGACCCCATCTTCCAGGGGCTGGCGGTGGCGCTCATGGCCGGCGCGGTGGCGTCCACGCTGCTGTCGCGCTACGCGGTGCCGGTGATCTACTACGTGCTGGCGCGGCGCGGCCGCGCGGCCGAGCTGCAGCGCGAGGGGGCGCGGGCCGCCGAGCTCGCCGCCGCTCAGAGCAGCGTGCCGGAGAGGATCAGCGTCGCGGTGGTGAAGTAG